The proteins below are encoded in one region of Scophthalmus maximus strain ysfricsl-2021 chromosome 4, ASM2237912v1, whole genome shotgun sequence:
- the LOC118302511 gene encoding tubulin beta-1 chain-like codes for MREIVHLQAGQCGNQIGAKFWEVISDEHGIDPTGSYHGDSDLQLDRINVYYNEASGGKYVPRAVLVDLEPGTMDAVRSGPFGQIFRPDNFVFGQSGAGNNWAKGHYTEGAELVDSVLDVVRKEAESCDCLQGFQLTHSLGGGTGSGMGTLLISKIREEYPDRIMNTFSVVPSPKVSDTVVEPYNATLSVHQLVENTDETYCIDNEALYDICFRTLKLTTPSYGDLNHLVSATMSGVTTCLRFPGQLNADLRKLAVNMVPFPRLHFFMPGFAPLTSRGSQQYRSLTVPELTQQMFDAKNMMAACDPRHGRYLTVAAIFRGRMSMKEVDEQMLNVQNKNSSYFVEWIPNNVKTAVCDIPPRGLKMAATFIGNSTAIQELFKRISEQFTAMFRRKAFLHWYTGEGMDEMEFTEAESNMNDLVSEYQQYQDATAEEEGEFEEEGDEDLA; via the exons ATGAGGGAAATCGTGCATCTCCAGGCGGGTCAGTGCGGAAACCAGATCGGAGCCAAG tTCTGGGAGGTCATCAGTGACGAACACGGTATCGACCCGACCGGTTCGTACCACGGTGACAGTGACCTGCAGCTCGACAGGATCAACGTGTACTACAATGAAGCCTCGG GGGGTAAATACGTTCCCCGTGCTGTGCTGGTGGATCTGGAGCCGGGCACCATGGACGCCGTGAGGTCGGGACCGTTCGGCCAGATCTTCAGACCCGACAACTTTGTGTTTG GTCAGAGCGGTGCTGGTAACAACTGGGCCAAGGGTCACTACACCGAGGGAGCGGAGCTGGTGGACTCTGTCCTGGATGTGGTGAGGAAGGAGGCGGAGAGCTGCGACTGCTTACAGGGCTTCCAGCTCACCCACTCCCTGGGCGGCGGCACCGGCTCGGGTATGGGAACCCTGCTCATCAGCAAGATCCGCGAAGAGTACCCCGACCGCATCATGAACACGTTCAGCGTGGTGCCGTCCCCGAAGGTATCAGACACTGTTGTTGAGCCCTACAACGCCACACTGTCGGTCCACCAGCTCGTAGAAAACACAGACGAGACCTATTGTATCGACAACGAGGCTCTGTACGACATCTGTTTCCGCACGCTCAAACTCACCACCCCCTCTTACGGTGACCTCAACCACCTGGTGTCCGCCACCATGAGCGGAGTCACCACCTGCCTCAGGTTCCCCGGGCAGCTCAACGCTGACCTGCGCAAGCTCGCCGTCAACATGGTGCCGTTCCCCCGTCTGCACTTCTTCATGCCGGGCTTCGCTCCCCTCACGAGCAGAGGCAGCCAGCAGTACCGGTCGCTCACCGTGCCCGAGCTCACCCAGCAGATGTTCGACGCCAAGAACATGATGGCCGCCTGCGACCCTCGCCACGGCCGCTACCTGACGGTGGCCGCCATCTTCCGTGGCCGCATGTCCATGAAGGAGGTGGACGAGCAGATGCTCAACGTGCAGAACAAGAACAGCAGCTACTTCGTGGAATGGATCCCCAACAACGTGAAGACCGCCGTCTGCGACATTCCCCCCCGCGGCCTCAAGATGGCCGCCACCTTCATCGGCAACAGCACCGCCATCCAGGAGCTGTTCAAGCGCATCTCCGAGCAGTTCACCGCCATGTTCCGCCGCAAGGCCTTCCTCCACTGGTACACCGGCGAGGGCATGGACGAGATGGAGTTCACCGAGGCCGAGAGCAACATGAACGACCTGGTGTCCGAGTACCAGCAGTACCAGGACGCCACcgccgaggaggagggcgagTTCGAGGAGGAGGGCGACGAAGACCTCGCCTAA